DNA from Gemmatimonas sp.:
GTGACCGTGTACACGAGGTTCGTGAAGTTGGTCGCGCATTCCGGGATGCCGGCAGCCGTCGTCGGGCTCAGGGCAACGCCCGTCACGCCACAACCGCTGTAGGTCCACACGTTCGCCAGCGTACCCGTGCTCGTGCCGACGCCGTTGTCCGTGGTGGTCGTGTTCGTCGAGAAGCTGAACGGCGAGGCAATCACGCCCGAGAACCACGCGCCGCTCGCGACGCCAGCGATGGCGACGGTCGGGTTGGCGTAGTCAAGACGGATGGCGATCGGAGCCGGAACCGTGATCGACGTGCGGTAGCCCGTCGTGGCCGAAACCGTCGGCGCCGCGTTGTTGCTGTTGTCCTGAGCAGCGGCGACGCGCGGGAAATCGCTCGAGTTCGTCTGCGGGTGTTCCCAGCCCGTGCCGTTGATCGTGTACAGCGTGCTGCTCTTGCCGAAGGTCGTCGCCGCCGTGGCCGAGTACGGCACGGTCGCACCGAAGTTCGACATGTTCACCGAGGCCGACTGCACCGTACGACCGGCGGTGTAGAACACCGGGACGTAGCGGATCGAGCCAGCGCCCGAGGCGTTCGGACCACCGTAGTAGTTGAACGCCACGCCCGACACCGTGCGCGTGGCCGCGGCGGTCGGGTTCGTGAACTGGACAGCCCAGCCGTCCACATTCGTGAAGTTCAGGATGCTGTTGTTGTTCGTCGCGGCGAAGTTCTCCGCTCCAGCAGCCGTGCGGACCGACGCCCGGATGACGTGCAGGCCGTTCGCATACTTGATCGTCGACGTACCCGTGGCGAAGTCGGCGGTGAAGTCAGCGGTGTTGATCGAGAGCTGCACCGTGCCTTCGTTCGCCGCGTTGCCCGTGTACGTCTGCTCAGCAGCCGGGGCACCACAGTTGTTGCCCGCAGCGTCACACACGTAGACACGAACCGCGCTCACCGCCTGGCCGTTCGGCTGGAGGTTGAGCGAGACCTGGATCTGGTCGCGCGTGTTGTTGATGTCAACCGGCTGGTTGACCTGCATGTTCGCCGAGAAGGTGATACCCGTGTTGGCCGGGCCACCCGCCGAAGCGACCGGACCCTGCGTCACGTTGGCGATCGTCACGTTCGCCGGAGCGGCGACCGTCACGGCAACCGACGACGAGAGCGAGGACGCCGCGAAGTTCGTGTTGGCAGCCGAGGCGGCCGTCACAGTGATGATCGCCGTACCCGGCGCGTTGGCCGTCACGACACCAGCGGCCGAAACCGAGGCAACCGCGGTCGACGACGACACGTACGTGATCGTCGCAGCCGGCGCGCCCGAGGGCTGCGTCGCGTTGGCGCCGATCTGCGCCGTGTTGCCGATCGCGAGCGCCAGTGCAGCCGGCGTCACGTTCAGCGTAGCAATGCCGGTCGGAAGCGCCGTCACCGTGATGGCAACCGCCTGGCTGATCGACGTGCCGCCCGACGTGGCGGTCACCGTGATCGTGGCAACACCCGTACCAACCGCCGTCACAACACCAGCCGTCGAAACCGACGCGATCGTCGCGGACGACGAGGCGTAGGTGTACGTGGCGGTGCGGCCGGCCGGCTGAACGCTCGGCGACAGCGTGAGCGTCTGGTTCACCTGGAGCGACGCCGCAGACGGCGTCACCGTGAGGCCCGTGATCGCCGGAGCGACCGTAACGGACGCCGCGGCCGACTGGCCCGTGGACGCCGTCGCCGTGACCGTCGCGTTACCGGCGGCAACCGCCGTCACGCGGCAGGAAGAGCCCGACACGGCAGCCGTAGCAACCGTGGCCGAGCTCGTCGTGCAGCTAGCCAGCGTCGGGCCACCCGTGGACGGGCCGCCCGAGATCTGTACGGCAAAGTTCACCGCTTCGCCAACGTTCATGCTGGCAGAAGGCGGCGTGATGGAGAGCGTGATAGGCGGGTTCGGTGTAACAGGCACCGTAACGTCATCGCCGCAAGCACCCAGCGCCAAGGCGCCAAGGCTCAGGGCAACGATCGCCTTGTTCCGAGAAAAGAGTTGCATTCATCCCCCTCTTTCGAGGTCGTGGAGGTAGCTGCCGTCGATGAGGGTGGGTTGCCTCATCCACAACGTCTTGCGATGGCAAGCGCTCGCCGCTTTGGCATGCGCTTCATCATGCGCTTCTCGCAGAGGAGCAGGACTTGGCTCGGGGAGCGGCCGGATCAACATCCTGACGTGCGAAAACCATGATGCCCGAAGAACCGAATTGCTGACCTGCGGGCCCTGCATCACGCGTCGCCAACCCAAGCGTCGGTTCCTCGTGACTCCTGCACGTGCGATTGCTCACACGTTTCCCAACACACAATCGTGACGCACATCGGCAAGAAAATGGGCGCTATCCCCCCAAAGAGGACACGCACACTTCTCCCGCCATCATCAAGTGGCAAAGGTAGGGGTGATCTGCCACACTAGTCAAGCAGGAGAATCACCCGGCTTTTCGCGACCGCTGTCACAATCCTGTGACCAAAGGCTGGAAAATGCCAGTTATCCACATCACTGGCCTCGTCTCACCGCCCCTCGCCTCTCGAATCCTGTGACACCACGAAGTGGACGGCCCGTACGGCACGAACGTCACATCCTCGGCAGTCACAGGCACTTGCGTCTATACTTCGGCATGGCCGAGCCCCCCCGGATCCACGTCCCCGCTACCCGGGTGGTCCTCCCGCCCCCTCTCTCGGCCGAAGGGCCCGCGCTCAACGCCGCTCAGGCCGCCGCCTCCAGCCACGGTGACACCCCGCTCCTGATTGTGGCCGGTGCCGGCTCCGGCAAGACCAGGACGCTCATTCACCGGGTCGCCCACCTTATAGGGCGAGGCGTCCCCGCCAGCCGCATTCTGCTCCTCACCTTCACCCGGCGCGCCTCCCAGGAAATGTTGGGGCGCTGTGAGCGATTGGTCGGCTCCGCCTCACATCACGTGCACGGCGGCACCTTCCACGGCGTCGCCCATCGGCTGCTGCGCCGCTTCGGGCCATCCGCCGGCCTCCCCGCCGACTTCACTATCCTCGATCAGGCCGACGCCTCCGATCTCATGGGAATCTCGCGGGCCGCCCTCGGCTACGCCGATCTCAAGAACGCGCCGCGATCCGCCCCCCGCTTCCCGCGCGCCGAAACGCTGCAATCGATCTACTCGCGCCACGTCAACACCGAACGCCCCATCGTCGACCTGCTCGGCGAGCAGTGGCCGCACTTCCTCGCCTGGACCGGCGATATCGAGCGGCTCTTCGGCGACTACGTGAAGCGCAAGGCCGAACGCAATCTCCTCGACTACGACGACCTGCTGCTGTCGTGGGCGCTGCTGCTCGAGCAGGCGCCGCCGATCGCGGAGCAGATTCGCGCGCTGTACGATCACGTGTTGGTCGATGAATACCAGGACACCAATCCGCTGCAGTCGCGCATCCTTCGTGCGCTCTGCACGAACGGCAAGATCACGGTCGTCGGCGACGACGCGCAGAGCATCTACGCCTTCCGTGGCGCGACGATTCGCAACATCCTCGATTTCCCGCACCAGTTCCCCGGCACGCACATCGTCACGCTCGAACGCAACTATCGCTCGACCGCGCCGATTCTCGATACCACGAACGCGCTGATCTCACGCAGCCGTGAGCGCTACTCGAAGCAGCTGTGGACCGAGCGCACTGGGGGCGAGCCACCTTGGCTGGTCACGGTGAAAGACGAACATGCGCAGACGGCGTTCGTCGTCGATCGGTTGCTCGAACTGCATGAGGAAGGCATCCCGCTGCGCGAGATGGCGGTGCTCTTTCGCGCCGGCTATCTGTCAGCCGATCTCGAAATCGAGCTCGCCAACCGGCGCATTCCCTACGAGAAGTGGGGCGGGCTCAAGTTCCTCGAAGCCGCGCACATCAAGGACATCCTGGCCTTCCTCCGCGTGCTGGAGAATCCGCGCGACGAAGTGAGCTGGTACCGTTTGCTGCGCCTGCTTCCCGGCGTGGGCGATGCCACCGCGCGCGCGGCGATTGACCTGCTGACGCATCACGGCTGGGAGCCGATGGCCCTCGGCGCTACCAAAGCGCCGGCACGCGCCCGGCCGGCGCTGCAGGCGTTGGCGGCGCTGCTCGATGGCATGCGTCGCGTGGAGCGGAGCGACAACCCGCATTCACCGGCCGAAAGCATCCGGCTGTGCCGTCATCTCTACGATCCGATCCTGCAGGGCACCTACGACGATGCGCCGCCGCGAATGGCTGACCTCGATCAGCTCGAAGTCATCGCGGCCGGCTATCCTGATCGAAGCACGTTTCTTTCGGCGCTCGCTCTCGAGCCGCCGTCGAACACACAGGATCTCGCCGTGGGCAGCACCGATGAGGACGACGCGCTGATTCTGTCCACCGCGCACTCGGCGAAGGGCAAGGAGTGGGATGCGGTGTTCGTGATTCATGCATCCGACGGGGTGTTCCCGATGGCGCGGTCGGCGAATGATGATGCGCAGATCGATGAAGAACGGCGGCTGCTCTATGTGGCGATGACACGCGCACGCGACCAACTTTTCGTCACGTACCCGTTGCACAGCTATGCCACGCGCACCGGCGCCGACTTCGCGTACAGCCAGCTGTCCCGTTTTCTGGACCCTGGGGTGCGCTCGTCGATGCAACGGGTGACCGTTGGCGAAGAGATGCCACCTGCCCTGCCAGCCCTTCGAGGTGACGCGCCGCCGCTCGATCTGCGTGCGTTGCTCCGAGGCCGGTTCCCCGCCGAGTAATACCCACCGAGTACGTTGTAGCGCACTTCACCTTGACGAGGATCCATTGAGTTTCTTCAGCAATCTATCGGTCGCCGTGCTCGCCGCGGTCATCACTGCGAGCGCTACCGTGGCCGACGCCCAACGACCCGCGATCAAGCCCGCCCCCAAGTCGCCGGTTGATTCCTTCGCGCTGCCCTCAGCATTGCCCACCGACGCCGCCGTGCGCATCGGCACGCTACCCAACGGCATTCGCTACTACATCCGACGCAATGCGAAGCCGGAACAGCGCGCCGAACTGAGACTGGTCGTCAACGCCGGTTCCATTTTGGAAGACGAGGATCAGCGCGGGCTCGCGCACTTCATCGAGCACATGGCCTTCAATGGCACGAAGTCCTTCGCGAAGAACGATATCGTGAAGTATCTCGAGTCGATCGGCGTGCGATTCGGCGCTGACTTGAACGCCTTCACGAGCTTCGACGAAACGGTGTACATCCTGCCGGTGCCGACCGACAGTGCGGGCATTCTCGAGAAGAGCTTCCGTTTCTTGGGTGATGTGGCCACCGGTATCCTGTTCGACTCCACGGAAGTGGTGGCCGAACGCGGCGTCGTGTTGTCGGAGTGGCGCAATGGTCTCGGTGCCGGGGAACGGCTTCGCGACAAGCAGTTCCCCGTGATCTTCCGCGGCTCGCGCTACGCGGAGCGGCTCCCCATCGGCAAGCCCGAGATTCTCGAGAAGGCGAACCCGGCGCCGCTCAAGCGCTTCTGGCGCGACTGGTATCGCCCCGACCTCATGGCCGTGGTGGCGGTCGGAGATGCCGATCCGAAGCAGCTCGAGTCACTGATCCGTTCCACCTTTGGCGGCATCGCGCCCCGCAAGGGGGCTCGCCCCCGCCTGATCGCGGCCGTGCCCACGCACGACTCCACGCTCATCTCGATCGCGACCGACAAGGAGCTCAGTGGCTCGTCGGTTGGCGTGCTGTGGAAGAGCAAGGGCCGCACGACACGCACGGTGGGAGATCTCCGGCGGGATCTGCTGGAGCGCCTGTACGACCAGATGCTGAACCAGCGGTTCGGCGAACTGGCGCTCAAGCCCGAGACTCCCTTCGTCGGTGCCGGCGCCGGCGGCGGTAGCTTCGTGCGCAGCAGCGAGTACTACTCGCTCGACGCGCGGGCGAAAGAAGGACAGCTGCTGGAATCGTTGCAGGCGCTGCTGACGGAGGCGGAACGCGTGCGTCGTCACGGCTTCCTCGCCACGGAACTCGAGCGGGCCAAGACCAACACGCTTCGCGGCTATGAGCGCGCGTATCAGGAGCGCGACAAGACGCCGTCGGCCGCATTTGTCGATGAGTACGTGCAAAACTTCCTGCAGGGCGAAGCGATTCCCGGCATCTCGTTCGAATACGCCGCGATGCAGCGCTTGCTGCCCACGGTCACGCTGGCCGAAGTGAATGCCCTCGGCGCGAGTCGCGTCGGCGAGGCGAATCGTGTCGTGACCGTGAGCCTACCGGAAAAGGACGGACTCAAAGTGCCGACCGATGCCGACATCCGCGCGGTGTTCGGCAAGGTCAATGCGGTCACGATCACGCCGTGGGTGGAAACGGTCATGGCCGGAGCGCTGGTGGCGAAGGCGCCGGCGGCCGGACGGGTGGTGAGCGAGAAGAAGACGGAGTCGCTCAACCTCACCGAATGGACGCTGTCGAACGGGATCAAGGTGTTCGTCAAGCCCACCGACTTCACGGCCGATCAGATCGTGATGACCGGTTGGAGTCCGGGTGGCGCCAGCCTGGTGTCCGACAAGGACGTGTTCAAGACGTCGCTGACCACGACTGTCATCGAGCGTGGTGGCGCTGGTGAGTACTCGCTCGTGGATCTGAACAAGAAGCTGACCGGCAAGGTCGCGTCGGCGTCGGCCGTGATCTCCGACCTCAGCGAAGGGGTCAGCGGCCGCGCGTCGCCGAAGGACTTGGAAACGATGATGCAGCTCACGTGGCTGCGACTCACGTCGCCGCGCGCGGACACGTCGGCCTTCAAGGCGCTCCTGCAGCAGTTCGACCAGGTGCTCAAGAACAAGGATGCGAATCCGGCCGCCGTATTCAGCGACACCGTGCAGATGACGCTGGCCGGTGGTCATCCGCGGGTACGTCCGCTGTCGGCCGAGATGCTCAAGGAGCTCACGCTCGACGAAATGCTGGCGATATACCGTGATCGCTTCGCTGATCTGGGGGATTTCACGTTCCTGTTCGTTGGCAACGTGGATCTGGCCGTGTTGAAGCCGTTGGTGGAACAGTGGCTCGCCCCGCTGCCGGCGGCCGGTCGCAAGGAGACGTTCAAGGATGTCGGCCCCAAGCTGTTCACCGGCCAGATCGACAAGACGGTACGCAAAGGCATCGCGCCGCAGAGCCAGACGGCCATCTTGATGGCCGGCGCCGCCCCGTGGAGCCGCGAGGACTCGTACTTGCTGTCGTCGGTTGGTGAAGTGCTCGAAATGCGCCTGCTGGAACGTTTGCGCGAATCACTGGGCGGCACGTACTCGGTATCGGTAAGCGCGCAGTACTCACGCCATCCGCGACAAGAGTGGCAGTTGGTGATCGGCTACGGCTCGGCGCCGGACAAGGCGGAGTCGATGTTCGCCGCCGTGAGGCAGGAGCTCGATTCCCTGCGTCGCGTGCCGCCGAGTGCAGCGGAAGTGGAACGGGTGCGCGAGCAGCAGCGCCGTGAGCTCGAAGTGGCGCGCAAACAGAACGGGTACTGGCTCAGCACCATCCGCGCGCGACTCGAGAACGGGGATGATCTCGGCACCATCGGCAACGAAGATCCGATGATCGCCGGCCTCACCGCTGAGAAGCTGGCCGCGGCGGCCAAGAAGTACCTCACGGAAGCGAACCGTGCGCGGTTCGTGCTGCTACCCGAGAGCAAGTAGCGCCACGAATGCTCAGCGATCCTTGCGACTCACAGAATCCTTGTGGGTCGCAATGATGCGCTGAATGGCCCGTTTCAAGTCACGCCCCTCGGCCACGTACACCGAATCGAAGCGATCGAGGCGCTCGGCGTACACGCGGCGCGAGAGCAGCACCGCGTTGTTCAGTTTCACCTTCTGCGACCATCCGTCGGGATAGGTGCGAAGCAGTGGGCCGATGCTGTCCACGAGTCGGATCCGCGCGCGCGCATAGACGCGGTCACGCGCCGTGATGCGCGCCGTGCTCGCCGAGTCGGGCAGCGCGGCGAAGACCTGCTCGATCTCGTTCGACGTGCGTTCCCAGAACGCGCCCAGCAACAGATCGTCGTGCCACTCGTCTTCCGCGCGACGCAGCGACGCCGAATCGCCGCGCGCCCGGAAGAAGTGTTCGACGCCGCGGCCACCCACGAAGGTGGCGAAGGACTCGTTGAAGGACACCTGCCCCTTGGCGAAGAAAGTGTTGTGCAGCAGCTCATGAATGATCGTGTTGACGAGCGTCACCGAATCCGCTTTGACGGTGGTGCTCACGAGTGGATCATTGAACCAGCCAAGCGTGCTGAAGGCCGCTGAGGGCCCGACGCTCACGTCGAAGCCCTGATCTCGCAGTGATTCCGCGGTACGTAGCGCCCCCGGGAAATCGAAGAAGCCTTTGTACGGAAAGCGCCCCACCACGGGAAACCACCAGGTTTTCCGCTCCAGCCGGTCGCGATAGGCGGCGCTGACGACGAGCACCAGCGTATCGCGGTCAAGCCGCGAGAAGGCGGTGAAGCTCTTGCGGGCCTTGAGATCGAGTGAGTCGATCGCGAAGCGACGCGCCTCCTGCACGAGACTGAGCTTCGCGCGCAACACGGGATCGGTGGCGGAGTCCGCCACCAGGCGCGCGATGGGCTGACGCCGCGACAGGATCCGCGCCTCCTCGTAGGCGGCGCGGGAGATGTAGCACCCGGTCGGGGTAATGCCGAGGACGACGGCCAGCAACACGGCGGTCGCGCCGGAGATGCGGCGCAACGATCGCCACGAGATCCGCCCATGCGGCATCCTTCGCTGCGGCATCCGACCGCGGTTGTCAATCCCGTGTTGCTGGTCGCCCTGCCCGGCTATCATTCTCGGTCCATGTCGTTCGTTCATCTGCACTGCCACTCCGAGTATTCGCTCCTCGACGGCGCGAATCGTATCGATGATCTGATCAAACGCGCACAGCATTACGAAATGCCGGCGCTGGCGATCACCGATCACGGTAACATGCATGCTGCCTGGGATTTCCAGGAGAAAGCGCGCAAGGCGGGCGTGAAGCCCATCATGGGGATGGAAGCCTACGTGGCGCCGGGTGACCGCCGCACGCGCGGACGTCCCGGGCCGGGTCAGAAGCCGTACTATCACCTGGTGCTGCTGGCCCGCGATCTCGTGGGCTACAAGAATCTGGTCAAGTTGTCGTCGTTGGGGTACACCGAAGGCTTCTACACGAAGCCGCGAATCGACCGCGAATTGCTGGCCAAGTACTCCGAGGGACTGATCGTCTCGTCGGCGTGCCTGGCCGGTGAAGTGGCCGGTCACCTCATGGAAGACCGCATGGACGCGGCGCGTGAAGCCGCCGCGTGGTATGCCGAGCTGTTCAAGGACCGCTACTACCTCGAAGTCCAGGCGCACACCAGCGAGGGCCAGGCGAAGCTCAACGCCAAGATCCTGTCGCTGGGCGACGAGCTGGGGCTGCCCGTCATTGCCACGAACGACGCGCACTTCCTGAAGCACGAAGATCACGACGCGCACGACGTGCTGCTGTGCATCGGCCTCGGCAAGGATCGCAACGACCGCGATCGCATGAAGTACGACGACGGGTTGTACTTCAAACCGCCCAACGAGATCCGCCCGTTCTTCCCGGGCCGCGAAGATGTGCTCACGAACACGCTGGCGATCGCCGATTCGGTGGACGTGCAGTTTGCGAAGCAGTACTACGTGCCGTCGTTCCCGCTGCCGCCCGGCGTCGAGACCGAGAACGAGTACCTCGTGCGACTCTCCACCGATGGCGCGAAGGAACGCTACGGCGATCCGCTGCCGGTGCACGTGCAGGAGCGCCTGGACTACGAGCTCGGGGTCATCACCAAGACCGGCTATGCCGGCTACTTCCTGATCACCGCCGACTTCATCAAGGCGGCGCGCGACCGCGGCATTCCGGTGGGGCCCGGTCGTGGCTCGGCGGCCGGCTCGCTCGTGGCGTATGCGACGCGCATCACCGACGTCTGCCCGCTTGAGTTCGACCTGCTCTTCGAACGCTTTCTGAATCCCGAACGCGTCTCGATGCCCGACGTCGACGTCGACTTCTGTTTCGAGCGACGCGGCGAAGTCATCGAGTATGTGCGGCAGAAGTACGGTAAGGATTCGGTCGGACAGATCGTCACGTTCGGAACGATGAAGTCGCGGGCGGCGGTGAAGGACGTCGGGCGGACGCTCGGCTTCACCCCCGGCGAAACCGACGCGCTGGCGAAGCTGATTCCGAACGCGCCGAACTTTTCGCTGACGGTGAAGGAAGCGATCGAGCAAGTGCCGGAGGTGAAGGCGTTCTACCAGAACGAGCCTCGCTACAAGCAATTGCTGGATTTCGCGATTTCGCTGGAAGGCCTCTCGCGTCACACCGGCGTGCATGCGGCCGGTGTGGTGATCGCGCCGGGCCCGCTGGACGAGTTCGTCCCGGTCTGCACGCAGGCGTCAAAAGGCTCCGGCGCCGGCGACGACGAGCGGGTGATCGTGACGCAGTACGACATGAACGCGCTGGAAAAGGCGGGCATGCTCAAGATGGACTTCTTGGGGCTCACCACGCTGACGGTGATCAGCGACACGCTGGCCAGCATCAAGCAGCGCAGTGGCGTGTCGGTGGTGCTCGAAGAGCGCGGCTTCACCGACGAGAAAACGTATCAGTTGCTGCGCGCCGGCCGCACCGGCGGCGTGTTTCAGTTCGAATCGCCGCTCGCCACCGACGTGCTCAAGCGCATGCGTTGCGACCGATTCGACGACTTGGTCGCGTCGAACGCGCTGCTGCGCCCGGGTCCGCTCGACGCCGGCATGCACAACGTGTACATCCGGCGGAAGCGTGGCGAAGAGCCCACGGTGTACGCGCTGCCCGAGCTGGAGCCGATTCTCTCGAACACGTACGGCGTCATCACCTATCAGGAACAGGTGATGCGCTTGGCGCAGGTGTTGGCGGGCATCTCGCTGGCCGAAGCGGACGTGCTGCGAAAGGCCGTGGGCAAGAAAGATTCCGAGCTGATCAAGAAGGAGCTCGGGAAGTTCGTGACCAAGGCCGTCGCGAAGGGCTACGATCCGAAGATCATCGATGAGCTCTCGGGCCAGATCGAGACGTTCGGGCGTTATGGATTTAACAAGTGTCTGGTCGGTGACACGGAAATCTACGACGCGTCAACCGGACGTGTGGTGCGTATCGCTGATCTTTACGAAAAACGAGACGTGCTGGGAAGCGTCGCGACGTGCGATGTCAACACGCTTCGCCTCGATCACGGACGCGTGATCGATGTCATGGACAACGGCATTAAGGCGGTGTTCCGACTGCGCACGGAGTCGGGCCGTGAGATCGTCGCCACCGGCAATCATCCGCTGCTGCAGATCGACGGGTGGCGCAATCTCGAGTCGATTGTGGTGGGTGAGCACATCGCCGTGCCACGTGCATTGCCTTCGGGACCACGGACATCGTGGGAGCGTCATGAGGTGATTGCGCTGGGTCACCTCCTCGCTGAAGGGAATCTGGGGCATCCCAGTGGCGTGTACTACTACAATCAGGACGAAGCAGCGGTCACGGATTTTATCTCGGCCGCAGAGGGCTTTTCCAATGTCCGCTGCACGCGCACCACGCATAAAGGAACCGCATCCGTCTACACCGGTCGAATCGACCGGAAGTTACCAAACGGGATTTTCGAATGGGCCCGCGGCCTTGAGCTGCTGGGTAAGACGGCGACGCACAAGGAAGTACCGGCGAGCGCTTTCACCCTGTGCGACGAACAGCTAGGGCTGCTGCTGGGGCGCATGTGGGATGGAGACGGACACGTCAACCCACGCGACGCGACGGCGTACTACGCGACCTCGTCGAAGCGACTGGCTCAGCAGGTGCAGCATCTGCTCCTCCGCCTGGGGATCCTTGGTCGCGTTCGCTCCGTCATCTTCCCCTACCGTGGCGGTGAGCGCATCGGCTATCAGGTGTTCGTGACGGGCGTTGAGAATCTGCGCCCCTTCGCCGAACGCGTGGCTTGTCATCTCGTTGCGCCAGCAAAGCGTGCCGCGATAGCCGCCATGCCGTTGACGGCTGTACCCGCTTCCTCCAAGGATCTGGTACCCGTTAGCGCCGTACGCGCTCTGGCGCGAGCCGCCAAGGATCGGCGTGGCGACCGGTGGTCCGACGTGGAGCGTGGTGCAGATGTGTCATCACGCGACCTGTATCCGACCGGGACCAACCCCAACAATATCGGCTTCACGCGCGGCGTGGTGAATCGCCTCGCGGCGTACTTCGGCGACGCCGAGCTGGATCGACTCGGGTCGAACGACGTGCTGTGGGATCGGGTGATAGCAATCGAACCTGCGGGCGAGCAGCGCACGTACGACCTCGAAATTGCCGAGACGCACAATTTCGTGGCGAACGATGTCATCGTTCACAATAGCCACAGCGTCGCCTACTCCGTCGTCGCGTACCACACGGCCTTCCTGAAAGCGCATCACCCGGCCGAGTTCATGGCCGCGTTGTTGTCGTCGAACATCGGGAAGACCGAAGAAGTCATCAAGTACATCGCCGAAGCGCGCGAAATGCAGATCGAAGTGCTCGCGCCCGACGTCAACGAGTCGGGGTGGCGCTTCACGGTCGTGGGCGACAAGCGGGTGCGTTTCGGGCTGGGCGCCATCCGGAACGTGGGCCGCGGGGCGATCGACTCGCTGATCGCGGCACGGAATGAAGGGCCGTTCACGTCACTATACGATCTCTGCTCGCGGGTCGATCTGCGCGTGTGTAACAAGCGGGTGTTCGAAGCGCTGATTGCGGCGGGCGCGTGCGACGGGTTGGGCGGCCACCGGGCGCAGCTGCTGGCGGCGCTCGATCACGCCATCAACGAGGCGTCGCTTCGTCAGGAAGAGGCGGCCAAAGGTCAGGTGTCGCTGTTCGGCGACCTGCTCGGCGATGCGGACGACGCGCCGGGCTCGAATAGCGCGGGATCGCCTCCGCCGCTCCCATCAGTCCCGGTGTGGAGTGAAAGCGAGCGGCTCACCCGAGAGAAGGAGCTGCTGGGCTTCTACATTTCCGGCCATCCGCTGGAGCCCTACCGAACAGAGTGCGAACTCTTCGCCAGCAGCACCGTGGCACAGCTCGGCAACTGGACGGGAGATGCGGTCACGATTGGTGTAGTCATCACGGCAATCAAGAAGCAGATTTCCAAACGGTCGGGCGCTGAGTTCGCCCGGTTGACAGTTGAGGATTTTTCCGGATCTTCCGAAGTGCTGGTCTTCCCGGAGGCGTGGGCGGTCATCGCCGAACGTGTCCGGCCCGATGTACCGCTCCTGCTCAAGGGCGGTTATTCGCGGAAGGATCAGGGCGTCGAGAATGCCACGTTCATCGTCGACACGGTCACACGCTTCGCGGAAGTGCGGGCCAACGGTGAGCTGGCGGTTGCAATCGACCTGAGTCGGGAGCTGGATCTGGCTCCCGGCGTGATGGACGACGTGCGGGCGAGTGTCGAGGCACACGAAGGCTCGGCTCCGCTCGAACTGCGGTGGGACGATGGAACCGGGCGCACCATTCGCTTTCGGTCGAAATCCCTTACCGTGGCCGCGTCGCCCGCCATCTTATCCGATCTTCGCGCGCTGCTCGGCGCTGATCGTGTGCGCCTCGTGCGCGCCGGCAGCTAACGAGCGCGGCGTCCCTTTTCCAGGATTGTCATGGCTGCTGCCCCGGTTCTCGAGTTCGAGCGTCCTCTGGCGGAGCTCGAAAAGCAGATCGAGGAGCTGAAGCGACTCGCGTCCGAGAGTTCGCTCAACGTCACGCAAGAGTTGGAGC
Protein-coding regions in this window:
- a CDS encoding aminopeptidase, with protein sequence MRRISGATAVLLAVVLGITPTGCYISRAAYEEARILSRRQPIARLVADSATDPVLRAKLSLVQEARRFAIDSLDLKARKSFTAFSRLDRDTLVLVVSAAYRDRLERKTWWFPVVGRFPYKGFFDFPGALRTAESLRDQGFDVSVGPSAAFSTLGWFNDPLVSTTVKADSVTLVNTIIHELLHNTFFAKGQVSFNESFATFVGGRGVEHFFRARGDSASLRRAEDEWHDDLLLGAFWERTSNEIEQVFAALPDSASTARITARDRVYARARIRLVDSIGPLLRTYPDGWSQKVKLNNAVLLSRRVYAERLDRFDSVYVAEGRDLKRAIQRIIATHKDSVSRKDR
- a CDS encoding insulinase family protein; this translates as MSFFSNLSVAVLAAVITASATVADAQRPAIKPAPKSPVDSFALPSALPTDAAVRIGTLPNGIRYYIRRNAKPEQRAELRLVVNAGSILEDEDQRGLAHFIEHMAFNGTKSFAKNDIVKYLESIGVRFGADLNAFTSFDETVYILPVPTDSAGILEKSFRFLGDVATGILFDSTEVVAERGVVLSEWRNGLGAGERLRDKQFPVIFRGSRYAERLPIGKPEILEKANPAPLKRFWRDWYRPDLMAVVAVGDADPKQLESLIRSTFGGIAPRKGARPRLIAAVPTHDSTLISIATDKELSGSSVGVLWKSKGRTTRTVGDLRRDLLERLYDQMLNQRFGELALKPETPFVGAGAGGGSFVRSSEYYSLDARAKEGQLLESLQALLTEAERVRRHGFLATELERAKTNTLRGYERAYQERDKTPSAAFVDEYVQNFLQGEAIPGISFEYAAMQRLLPTVTLAEVNALGASRVGEANRVVTVSLPEKDGLKVPTDADIRAVFGKVNAVTITPWVETVMAGALVAKAPAAGRVVSEKKTESLNLTEWTLSNGIKVFVKPTDFTADQIVMTGWSPGGASLVSDKDVFKTSLTTTVIERGGAGEYSLVDLNKKLTGKVASASAVISDLSEGVSGRASPKDLETMMQLTWLRLTSPRADTSAFKALLQQFDQVLKNKDANPAAVFSDTVQMTLAGGHPRVRPLSAEMLKELTLDEMLAIYRDRFADLGDFTFLFVGNVDLAVLKPLVEQWLAPLPAAGRKETFKDVGPKLFTGQIDKTVRKGIAPQSQTAILMAGAAPWSREDSYLLSSVGEVLEMRLLERLRESLGGTYSVSVSAQYSRHPRQEWQLVIGYGSAPDKAESMFAAVRQELDSLRRVPPSAAEVERVREQQRRELEVARKQNGYWLSTIRARLENGDDLGTIGNEDPMIAGLTAEKLAAAAKKYLTEANRARFVLLPESK